The following coding sequences are from one Ctenopharyngodon idella isolate HZGC_01 chromosome 17, HZGC01, whole genome shotgun sequence window:
- the LOC127498146 gene encoding histone acetyltransferase p300-like, whose protein sequence is MSTMPSIYSDELITALAAGKWWAMVEVSSPISEEPEYGGHISGQWGDLVEAQQTSCPTSLVFSDTSEKAQRRSQHSGFSDATRKTIKQSRQKIAQGGPVPARSKQVAPVPANSVKGDLSSSLVFSDASEQAPNSDAMLKNMEQQRRRRKKKPQVAPVPDGSPHGTPVAAPKDNVGLRQAPPQKLCVEIDNLNEKTQQLNLNLESHNHQAPQRKPRIRSSLRRGSQLSRKKASDNAGVDPKGVPVHSGTSEGAPVPDGSPHGTPVAAPKDNVGLRQAPPQKLCVETDNLNEKTQQLNFNLESHNHQAPQRKPRIRSSLRRGSQLRGKKASDNAGVDPKGVSVHSGTPEGAPVPDGSPHGTPVAAPKDNVGLRQAPPQKLCVETDNLNEKTQQLNFNLESHNHQAPQRKPRIRSSLRRGSQLSRKKASDNAGVDPKGVPVHSGTPEGAPVPDGSPHGTPVAAPKDNVGLRRAPPQKLCVETDNLNEKTQQLNFNLETHSQQAPQTKPRIRSSLWRGSQLSRKRALDNAGVDQSPPQKKQRMAIEVKAQQSEQGSLEQMDNLCSMLTKFCRR, encoded by the exons ATGTCAACCATGCCCAGTATTTATTCTGATGAGCTCATCACGGCCCTTGCTGCGGGGAAGTGGTGGGCGATGGTGGAAGTTTCATCCCCTATATCTGAGGAGCCTGAGTATGGGGGCCACATCTCTGGCCAGTGGGGGGATTTAGTGGAGGCACAACAAACTTCGTGCCCCACATCCCTGGTCTTCAGTGATACATCTGAGAAGGCCCAGAGAAGGTCCCAGCACTCAGGCTTCTCAGATGCAACACGGAAGACCATAAAGCAGTCAAGGCAGAAGATTGCTCAGGGAGGACCTGTCCCTGCCAGGTCCAAACAGGTAGCACCTGTGCCCGCCAATTCTGTGAAAGGGGACCTCTCTTCATCCCTGGTCTTCAGTGACGCATCCGAGCAGGCCCCAAACTCAGATGCAATGCTGAAGAACATGGAGCAGCAGAGAAGGCGGAGAAAGAAAAAGCCACAGGTAGCACCTGTGCCTGATGGGTCCCCACATGGGACACCTGTGGCTGCTCCAAAG GACAATGTAGGTCTGCGTCAGGCACCTCCACAAAAACTATGTGTGGAAATTGACAACCTAAATGAAAAGACGCAGCAGCTGAATCTTAATCTGGAGAGTCACAACCATCAAGCTCCTCAGAGGAAACCGAGAATTCGGAGCAGCCTTCGGCGCGGGTCCCAGCTGAGCCGGAAAAAAGCATCG GACAATGCAGGTGTGGACCCAAAAGGTGTGCCGGTGCATTCGGGGACCTCAGAGGGAGCACCCGTGCCTGATGGGTCCCCACATGGGACACCTGTGGCTGCTCCAAAG GACAATGTAGGTCTGCGTCAGGCACCTCCACAAAAACTATGTGTGGAAACTGACAACCTAAATGAAAAGACGCAGCAGCTGAATTTTAATCTGGAGAGCCACAACCATCAAGCTCCTCAGAGGAAACCGAGAATTCGGAGCAGCCTTCGGCGCGGGTCCCAGCTGAGAGGGAAAAAAGCATCG GACAATGCAGGTGTGGACCCAAAAGGTGTGTCGGTGCATTCAGGGACCCCAGAGGGAGCACCCGTACCTGATGGATCCCCACATGGGACACCTGTGGCTGCTCCAAAG GACAATGTAGGTCTGCGTCAGGCACCTCCACAAAAACTTTGTGTGGAAACTGACAACCTAAATGAAAAGACGCAGCAGCTGAATTTTAATCTGGAGAGCCACAACCATCAAGCTCCTCAGAGGAAACCAAGAATTCGGAGCAGCCTTCGGCGCGGGTCCCAGCTGAGCCGGAAAAAAGCATCG GACAATGCAGGTGTAGACCCAAAAGGTGTGCCAGTGCATTCGGGGACCCCAGAGGGAGCACCCGTGCCTGATGGGTCCCCACATGGGACACCTGTGGCTGCTCCAAAG GACAATGTAGGTCTGCGTCGGGCACCTCCACAAAAACTATGTGTGGAAACTGACAACCTAAATGAAAAGACGCAGCAGCTGAATTTTAATCTGGAGACCCACAGCCAGCAAGCTCCTCAGACGAAACCGAGAATTCGGAGCAGCCTTTGGCGTGGGTCCCAGCTGAGCCGGAAAAGAGCATTG GACAATGCCGGTGTGGACCAGTCACCCCCACAAAAAAAACAGCGCATGGCAATTGAAGTCAAGGCCCAACAGTCAGAGCAAGGCAGCTTAGAGCAAATGGATAATTTATGTAGCATGTTGACAAAGTTTTGt CGACGCTGA